A region of Vigna radiata var. radiata cultivar VC1973A chromosome 6, Vradiata_ver6, whole genome shotgun sequence DNA encodes the following proteins:
- the LOC106764311 gene encoding uncharacterized protein LOC106764311 gives MSFLAGRLAGKEAAYFFQESKQAVGKLAQKNPIPKSNNSNNLNFHEEHDHSDVLPEVLRHHLPSRVFRNDEATTSSFSASKWVLPSDPKIHSSVSPDALNPLRAYLSLPQVTFGPKRWQLPEAANTVSASTANELRQDRYATHVNPEKLKAAGEGLAHVGKAFAVATAFVFGGAALVFGTVASKLELHNMSDIKTKGKEYVEPQLESIKEQFAPFKIWAENVSRKWHKEGEDVKQKTIVKELSKIWGRKTSD, from the exons ATGAGTTTTCTCGCGGGAAGGTTAGCTGGGAAAGAAGCAGCGTATTTTTTCCAGGAATCCAAACAAGCCGTAggaaaattagcccaaaaaaacCCTATTCCTAAGtccaacaacagcaacaacctAAACTTCCACGAAGAACATGATCATTCGGATGTTCTTCCCGAGGTTCTAAGACATCATCTTCCTTCCAGAGTGTTCAGAAATGATGAAGCTACCACTTCTTCCTTCTCTGCCTCCAAATGGGTCCTTCCTTCCGATCCAAAAATCCATTCTTCCGTATCCCCCGACGCTCTCAATCCTCTACGTGCTTACCTTTCCTTGCCCCAAGTCACTTTTGGCCCCAAAAG GTGGCAACTGCCTGAAGCAGCAAACACAGTTTCGGCCTCAACAGCTAATGAATTGCGTCAAGATAGGTATGCCACTCATGTTAACCCGGAGAAGTTGAAAGCTGCTGGTGAAGGGCTTGCACATG TTGGAAAGGCTTTTGCCGTTGCCACTGCATTTGTATTTGGTGGTGCTGCATTGGTGTTTGGTACGGTGGCCTCCAAGCTAGAGCTGCATAAT ATGAGTGACATCAAAACTAAGGGAAAAGAGTACGTGGAGCCACAACTTGAGAGTATCAAAGAACAATTTGCTCCCTTCAAAATATGG GCTGAGAACGTGTCAAGAAAATGGCATAAGGAAGGGGAAGATGTTAAACAGAAGACTATCGTAAAGGAGCTATCTAAAATTTGGGGAAGAAAAACATCAGATTGA